Proteins encoded within one genomic window of Desulfurispira natronophila:
- a CDS encoding helix-turn-helix transcriptional regulator — protein MQPAIDPIIRMKDTVNLTGLSRSTIYRKMQDGSFPTSFKISKSAAGWRMSTIRQWMEQQEQGCRGVQHG, from the coding sequence ACCCCATTATCCGCATGAAAGACACTGTAAACTTGACAGGACTCTCCCGGTCTACCATTTACCGTAAAATGCAGGATGGGAGTTTCCCTACTTCCTTCAAGATCAGCAAGAGTGCTGCTGGATGGCGCATGTCGACCATCAGGCAGTGGATGGAGCAGCAGGAACAAGGATGCCGGGGAGTTCAACATGGGTGA